In Deltaproteobacteria bacterium, a single genomic region encodes these proteins:
- a CDS encoding chemotaxis protein CheW encodes MTDITTQQYLTFGLGGEVFALETGSVREVIELVPVTRIPKTPPFMRGVINLRGHAVPVVDLRVKFDLPTVADTVNTCVIIVDVEVEGEVCSMGAIVDSVREVFEMDSDQLNPPPCMGTAIRADFIKAMGKQNEEFIMILDIAKVFSAQELSLIH; translated from the coding sequence ATGACCGATATCACCACCCAACAGTACCTGACCTTCGGCCTTGGCGGCGAGGTCTTTGCCCTGGAGACCGGCTCGGTGCGCGAAGTCATCGAGCTGGTGCCCGTGACCCGCATCCCCAAGACCCCGCCCTTCATGCGCGGGGTCATCAACCTGCGCGGCCACGCCGTGCCCGTGGTTGACCTGCGCGTCAAATTCGACCTGCCCACGGTCGCGGACACCGTGAACACCTGCGTCATCATCGTCGATGTCGAAGTCGAGGGAGAAGTCTGCTCCATGGGCGCCATCGTCGACTCCGTGCGCGAGGTCTTCGAGATGGACAGCGACCAACTCAACCCACCGCCGTGCATGGGCACCGCCATCCGGGCGGACTTCATCAAGGCCATGGGCAAGCAGAACGAGGAATTCATCATGATCCTCGATATCGCCAAGGTCTTTTCCGCCCAGGAACTGTCATTGATCCACGA